The nucleotide sequence CGCGCTGGCGACCGTCTTCCTGGTCCTCTACCTCACCCGGCTGGGGCTGGGTTACGAAAAGAAGTACGTCGGCCCGGACGCGTGGCGCGGCGCGTACTTCGCCCTCCTGATCAGCCACATCATCCTCGCGGCGGTCAACCTGCCGCTCGCCCTCGGCGCCCTGTACAACTCCGTCAAGGGGCTGCGCCTGGCCGGGAACCTCGGCAACATCGGGGCGCCCGCCGCCCGCAAGTACTTCAACCGCCACCGCGCCTGGGTGCGCTGGACGGTGCCCGTCT is from Deinococcus planocerae and encodes:
- a CDS encoding DUF420 domain-containing protein encodes the protein MAAIINQWAVITIVLSGIALVAGVYFIKRGNREAHLRAMATASALATVFLVLYLTRLGLGYEKKYVGPDAWRGAYFALLISHIILAAVNLPLALGALYNSVKGLRLAGNLGNIGAPAARKYFNRHRAWVRWTVPVWLYVAATGWIIYLVLGRYGEVVKG